The following coding sequences lie in one Oceanicola sp. 502str15 genomic window:
- a CDS encoding sarcosine oxidase subunit delta, which produces MRIACPLCGARDSREFTPVGGAELLARPEPEAGAAAWDDYLHNRANICGPSRELWYHGAGCASWLVVERDTASHEVLSVSLARETAR; this is translated from the coding sequence GTGAGGATTGCCTGCCCCCTCTGCGGCGCGCGCGACAGCCGGGAGTTCACGCCGGTGGGCGGGGCGGAGCTTTTGGCGCGGCCCGAGCCGGAGGCGGGGGCGGCGGCATGGGACGATTACCTGCACAACCGGGCGAATATCTGCGGGCCGAGCCGGGAGCTTTGGTATCACGGCGCGGGCTGCGCGAGTTGGCTGGTGGTGGAGCGGGACACGGCGAGCCACGAGGTGCTCTCGGTGAGCCTTGCCCGGGAGACGGCGCGGTGA
- a CDS encoding Tad domain-containing protein, whose translation MTMNTRPNAFSRFTRDEDGGLIIFSLFLFVCMMLAVGIGIDVMRTEMARTRLQNTADAAVLAAAAMENELDPTAVVNDYFEKAGLADKLEGVTVTQGVNYKTVVARTNTNLPMFFLGMVGIPKMEAKSAGTATAGYTDVEISLVLDVTGSMGRNNKLPNLKNAASEFVDTVLDPTQPGSLSLSLVPYSAQVNIGPEMIGQLNVPLQHSYSHCVDFEEADFRSAAISLTKPYAQMQHFQYYSSATLPIDNPGCVQADFERVTPFSQDRTALKAQISQFKARANTAIHLGMKWGVALLDPSMQPVVASLAASGKADSSFADRPYAYTRPNTQKIVVLMTDGENVDTVRLKPENYDSADEIERWRNYSVTGYASALGLNWRSFVTTKYSAPKADTMLADICDAAKSAGITVFTIGFEVSAHSGNVMRNCASTPSHYFDVEGTEISDAFAAIARQISTLRLTN comes from the coding sequence ATGACGATGAATACCAGACCAAATGCCTTTTCCCGCTTTACCCGCGACGAAGACGGCGGCCTCATCATCTTCTCTCTCTTCCTCTTCGTCTGCATGATGCTCGCCGTCGGCATCGGCATCGACGTGATGCGCACCGAAATGGCCCGCACCCGCCTGCAAAACACCGCCGACGCCGCCGTGCTCGCCGCCGCCGCCATGGAAAACGAGCTCGACCCGACCGCGGTGGTCAACGACTACTTCGAAAAGGCCGGGCTGGCGGACAAGCTCGAGGGCGTCACCGTCACCCAGGGCGTCAACTACAAGACCGTCGTGGCGCGCACCAACACCAACCTGCCGATGTTCTTCCTCGGCATGGTCGGGATCCCGAAAATGGAAGCCAAATCGGCCGGCACCGCCACGGCGGGCTATACCGATGTCGAAATCTCCCTGGTGCTCGACGTCACCGGCTCGATGGGGCGCAACAACAAGCTGCCCAACCTCAAGAATGCCGCCAGCGAGTTCGTCGATACCGTGCTCGACCCGACCCAGCCCGGCTCGCTCTCGCTCAGCCTCGTCCCCTACTCCGCACAGGTCAACATCGGCCCCGAGATGATTGGCCAGCTCAACGTGCCGCTTCAGCACAGCTATTCCCACTGCGTAGACTTCGAAGAAGCCGACTTCCGCAGCGCCGCCATCTCGCTGACCAAGCCCTACGCCCAGATGCAGCACTTCCAGTACTACAGCTCGGCCACCCTGCCGATCGACAACCCCGGCTGCGTGCAGGCAGACTTCGAGCGGGTCACGCCCTTCAGCCAGGACCGCACCGCGCTGAAGGCCCAGATCAGCCAGTTCAAGGCCCGCGCCAACACCGCCATCCACCTCGGGATGAAATGGGGCGTCGCCCTGCTCGACCCCTCGATGCAGCCCGTGGTCGCCTCCCTTGCCGCCTCCGGCAAGGCCGACAGCTCCTTTGCCGACCGTCCCTACGCCTACACCCGCCCCAACACCCAGAAGATCGTGGTGCTGATGACCGATGGCGAGAACGTCGACACCGTCCGCCTCAAGCCCGAAAACTACGACTCCGCCGACGAGATCGAGCGCTGGCGCAACTACTCCGTCACCGGCTACGCCTCGGCGCTCGGCCTGAACTGGAGGAGCTTCGTCACCACCAAGTATTCCGCCCCCAAGGCCGACACCATGCTGGCCGACATCTGCGACGCGGCCAAGAGCGCCGGGATCACCGTCTTCACCATCGGCTTCGAGGTGTCGGCCCATTCCGGCAACGTCATGCGCAACTGCGCCTCCACCCCCTCGCACTACTTCGACGTCGAGGGCACCGAGATCTCCGACGCCTTCGCCGCCATCGCCCGCCAGATCAGCACCCTGCGCCTCACCAACTGA
- a CDS encoding Tad domain-containing protein, translating to MTEITDTKIKANRFTAFARDEDGGLIIFSLFLFVCMMLAVGISIDVMRTEMARTRLQNTADAAVLAAASMENTLSPEAVVNDYFTKAGLQSQLENVSVIQGVNHKTVTATTNTKLPMYFLGMVGIDKMEAKSKGKATAGYTDVEVSLVLDISASMGSNNRMANLQKAAREFVDTVIDPAQPGSVSLSLVPYTAQVNAGPAITDQLNVSYTHGYSHCVDFNYADFATTAINPGQSYGHMQHFQHQPATSNPIDNPSCPQQTYERITAFSENADALKAQITQLVPRHNTAIHLGMKWGVALLDPAFRPVVDQLIATGESDASFSGRPYAWNRDNTTKVIVLMTDGDNVDTMRIRDQYYDSTKERERWNSHAIYDYAQANGQNWTSYITTKYSASQADQMLSNVCSAAKDKGIVIFTIGLEVSTHGDGVMKNCASTPSHYFDVEGTEISDAFAAIARQISTLRLTN from the coding sequence ATGACCGAGATCACGGATACCAAAATCAAGGCCAACCGCTTCACTGCCTTCGCACGTGACGAGGACGGCGGCCTGATCATCTTCTCGCTCTTTCTCTTCGTCTGCATGATGCTCGCCGTGGGCATCTCGATCGACGTGATGCGCACCGAAATGGCCCGCACCCGCCTGCAGAACACCGCAGACGCCGCCGTGCTCGCCGCCGCCTCGATGGAAAACACCCTCTCGCCGGAAGCCGTGGTCAACGACTACTTTACCAAGGCCGGGCTCCAGAGCCAGCTCGAGAACGTCTCCGTCATCCAGGGCGTCAACCACAAGACCGTCACCGCCACCACCAACACCAAGCTGCCGATGTACTTCCTCGGCATGGTGGGCATCGACAAGATGGAAGCCAAGTCCAAGGGCAAGGCCACCGCCGGCTACACCGATGTCGAGGTCAGCCTCGTGCTCGACATCTCCGCCTCCATGGGCAGCAACAACCGCATGGCCAACCTCCAGAAGGCCGCGCGCGAGTTCGTCGACACGGTGATCGACCCGGCCCAGCCCGGCTCGGTCTCGCTCAGCCTCGTGCCCTATACCGCACAGGTCAACGCCGGCCCCGCGATCACCGACCAGCTCAACGTCAGCTACACCCACGGCTACAGCCACTGCGTCGACTTCAACTACGCCGACTTCGCCACCACCGCGATCAACCCCGGCCAGAGCTACGGGCACATGCAGCATTTCCAGCACCAGCCCGCCACCTCCAACCCGATCGACAACCCGAGCTGCCCGCAGCAGACCTACGAGCGCATCACCGCCTTCTCCGAGAACGCCGATGCCCTGAAGGCCCAGATCACCCAGCTCGTGCCGCGCCACAACACCGCCATCCACCTCGGGATGAAGTGGGGCGTCGCCCTGCTCGATCCCGCCTTCCGCCCGGTCGTCGACCAGCTCATCGCCACCGGCGAGTCCGACGCCTCCTTCAGCGGCCGCCCCTACGCCTGGAACCGCGACAACACCACCAAGGTCATCGTGCTGATGACCGATGGCGACAACGTCGACACCATGCGCATCCGCGACCAGTATTACGACAGCACCAAGGAGCGCGAGCGCTGGAACAGCCACGCGATCTACGACTACGCCCAGGCCAACGGCCAGAACTGGACCAGCTACATCACCACCAAGTACTCCGCCTCCCAGGCCGACCAGATGCTCTCCAACGTCTGCTCCGCCGCCAAGGACAAGGGCATCGTGATCTTCACCATCGGCCTCGAAGTCTCCACCCACGGCGACGGCGTGATGAAAAACTGCGCCTCCACCCCCTCGCACTACTTCGACGTCGAAGGCACCGAAATCTCCGACGCCTTCGCCGCCATCGCCCGCCAAATCAGCACCCTGCGCCTCACCAACTGA
- a CDS encoding Glu/Leu/Phe/Val dehydrogenase, with translation MAPKNEPTFRQSVDMMFNRAVALMDLPPGLEEKIRVCNATYTVRFGVRLRGKIETFTGYRSVHSEHMEPVKGGIRYALSVNQDEVEALAALMTYKCALVEAPFGGSKGGLCINPRDYDEDELERITRRFAYELIKRDLINPAQNVPAPDMGTGEREMAWIADQYKRMNTTDINGAACVTGKPINAGGIQGRTEATGRGVQYALREFFRHPEDVKEAGLEGKLDGKRVIVQGLGNVGYHAALFLQNEDGCRIDGIIEHDGALYSENGLDVQAVRAWIVKHGGVSGYPDAQHVAEGAKVLEEECDILIPAAMEGVINLENAARIKAPLIIEAANGPITAGADEVLREKGVVMIPDMYANAGGVTVSYFEWVKNLSHIRFGRMQRRQEEARHELIVAELERLSAHLGDKWSMTPDFKSKYLRGADELELVRSGLDDTMRTAYQSMREVWHERGDVHDLRTAAYLCSIQKVAASYRAKGL, from the coding sequence ATGGCACCCAAGAACGAACCCACTTTCCGCCAATCCGTTGACATGATGTTCAACCGCGCCGTTGCGCTGATGGACCTGCCGCCGGGGCTGGAGGAGAAGATCCGGGTGTGCAACGCCACCTACACGGTGCGTTTCGGGGTGAGACTGCGGGGCAAGATCGAGACCTTCACGGGCTACCGCTCGGTGCATTCCGAACACATGGAGCCGGTGAAAGGGGGCATTCGATATGCGCTCAGCGTCAACCAGGACGAGGTGGAGGCGCTGGCGGCGCTGATGACCTACAAGTGCGCGCTGGTCGAGGCGCCCTTCGGCGGCTCCAAGGGGGGCCTCTGCATCAATCCGCGCGACTATGACGAGGACGAGCTGGAGCGGATCACCCGGCGCTTTGCCTACGAGCTGATCAAGCGCGACCTCATCAACCCGGCCCAGAACGTGCCCGCCCCCGACATGGGCACCGGCGAGCGCGAGATGGCGTGGATTGCCGATCAGTACAAGCGGATGAACACCACCGACATCAACGGCGCGGCCTGCGTGACCGGCAAGCCGATCAACGCGGGCGGCATTCAGGGCCGCACCGAGGCCACCGGGCGGGGCGTGCAATATGCGCTGCGCGAGTTCTTCCGCCACCCCGAGGACGTGAAGGAGGCCGGGCTCGAGGGCAAGCTCGACGGCAAGCGGGTGATCGTGCAGGGGCTTGGCAACGTGGGCTACCACGCGGCGCTGTTCCTGCAGAACGAGGACGGCTGCCGGATCGACGGGATCATCGAGCATGACGGGGCGCTCTACAGCGAGAACGGGCTGGATGTGCAGGCGGTGCGGGCCTGGATCGTGAAGCACGGCGGCGTCAGCGGCTACCCGGATGCGCAGCATGTGGCCGAAGGGGCCAAGGTGCTGGAGGAGGAGTGCGACATTCTCATTCCGGCGGCGATGGAGGGGGTCATCAACCTCGAGAACGCCGCACGGATCAAGGCGCCGCTCATCATCGAGGCGGCCAACGGCCCGATCACGGCGGGCGCCGACGAGGTGCTGCGCGAGAAGGGGGTGGTGATGATCCCCGACATGTATGCCAACGCGGGCGGGGTGACGGTGAGTTACTTCGAATGGGTGAAGAACCTGAGCCACATCCGCTTTGGCCGGATGCAGCGGCGCCAGGAGGAGGCGCGCCACGAGCTGATCGTGGCCGAGCTGGAGCGGCTCAGCGCGCATCTGGGCGACAAGTGGTCGATGACGCCGGACTTTAAGAGCAAGTACCTGCGCGGGGCCGATGAGCTGGAGCTGGTGCGCTCGGGCCTCGATGACACGATGCGCACGGCCTACCAGTCGATGCGCGAGGTCTGGCACGAGCGCGGAGACGTGCACGACCTGCGCACGGCGGCCTATCTCTGCTCGATCCAGAAGGTGGCGGCGAGCTACCGGGCCAAGGGGCTCTAG
- a CDS encoding Tad domain-containing protein produces MHATLRAPRVPARLVAFARNDEGGLLIFSLFLLACMMLSVGLAIDVMRAEMARTRLQNTADTAVLAAAAMEQTLDPRTVVEDYFAKAGLASNLESVSITSTANSRTVTANTNARLRTLLLGMVGIPVIEARSTGTATAGFTDVEVSLVLDISNSMSENGKMANLQSAAREFVDTVLDPDQPGTMALSIVPYTAQVAAGPSILNQLKVTSTNSWASCVDFKTSDYTDTAISPTTSLTQAQHFQHQPATSNPIDNPGCPQQTYEQIMAYSGSATALKTRINQLRPRHNTSIQIGMKWGVALLDPAFQPVVAKLVSKGEASPQFAERPFAYDRPGTMKVVVLMTDGENVDTWRIKSSYYDTTSERSRWHSYAVYDYAASKKQNWTTYVQTDYTASQADQMLSNICSAAKARGILIFSVGFEVTPYSASVMRNCATSPSHYFSVEGTQISEAFAAIARQISMLRLLY; encoded by the coding sequence ATGCACGCAACCCTTCGCGCTCCGCGCGTACCCGCTCGCCTCGTCGCCTTCGCCCGTAACGACGAAGGCGGCCTCCTCATCTTCTCCCTCTTCCTCCTTGCCTGCATGATGCTCTCGGTCGGTCTGGCCATCGACGTCATGCGCGCCGAGATGGCCCGTACCCGCCTCCAAAACACCGCAGACACCGCCGTGCTCGCCGCGGCGGCGATGGAGCAGACCCTCGATCCCCGCACCGTGGTCGAAGACTACTTCGCCAAGGCCGGCCTCGCGAGCAACCTCGAGAGCGTCTCGATCACCTCCACCGCCAACTCCCGCACCGTCACCGCCAACACCAACGCCCGCCTGCGCACTCTGCTGCTGGGCATGGTCGGCATCCCCGTGATCGAGGCCCGCTCCACCGGCACCGCCACCGCCGGCTTCACCGATGTCGAGGTGTCGCTGGTGCTCGATATCTCCAACTCGATGTCCGAGAACGGCAAGATGGCCAACCTCCAGAGCGCCGCCCGCGAGTTCGTCGATACCGTGCTCGACCCCGACCAGCCCGGCACCATGGCCCTCTCCATCGTCCCCTACACCGCCCAGGTCGCCGCTGGCCCCTCCATCCTGAACCAGCTCAAGGTCACCTCCACCAACAGCTGGGCGAGCTGCGTCGACTTCAAGACCTCCGACTACACCGACACCGCCATCAGCCCAACCACCTCCCTCACCCAGGCCCAGCACTTCCAGCACCAGCCCGCCACCTCCAACCCGATCGACAACCCGGGCTGCCCGCAGCAGACCTACGAGCAGATCATGGCCTACTCCGGCAGCGCCACGGCGCTGAAAACCCGGATCAACCAGCTCAGGCCCCGCCACAACACCTCGATCCAGATCGGCATGAAATGGGGCGTCGCCCTGCTCGACCCGGCCTTCCAGCCCGTGGTCGCCAAGCTCGTCTCCAAGGGCGAGGCCAGCCCGCAATTCGCCGAGCGCCCCTTCGCCTACGACCGTCCCGGCACCATGAAAGTGGTGGTCCTCATGACCGATGGCGAAAACGTCGACACCTGGCGCATCAAGTCGAGCTACTACGACACCACCTCCGAGCGCAGCCGCTGGCACAGCTACGCCGTCTACGACTACGCCGCCTCGAAAAAGCAGAACTGGACCACCTACGTCCAGACCGACTACACCGCCTCCCAGGCCGACCAGATGCTGTCCAACATCTGCTCTGCGGCCAAGGCGCGCGGCATCCTGATCTTCTCGGTCGGCTTCGAAGTCACCCCCTACTCTGCCAGCGTCATGCGCAACTGCGCCACCTCCCCCTCGCATTACTTCAGCGTCGAAGGCACCCAGATCTCCGAGGCCTTCGCCGCCATCGCCCGCCAGATCTCGATGCTCCGCCTGCTCTACTGA
- a CDS encoding sarcosine oxidase subunit beta family protein, with protein MRYNALKILTEGLTGNRGWRPAWRRPEPKAAYDIVIIGGGGHGLSTAYYLAREHGLKNIAVLEKGRLGLGNVGRNTTIVRANYFLPGNSEFYSMSLKLWEGLSADLNYNVMHSQRGLINLFHSDGQRDAFARRGNAMVNQGDDAVLLDREGVRKHLPYLDFEQGRFPIFGGLYHPRGGTARHDAVAWGYARGADSRGVDLIENCEVTGIDVEGGRVTGVQTTRGAIRAKKVAIVTAGRSGQVAALAGLRLPIESHVLQAFVTEGLKPVIDHVISFGMGHFYISQSDKGGLVFGGDLDFYPSYAQRGNLPMAEHVMEAGMTLMPMIGKAKVLRSWGGIMDMTPDGSPIIDRAPIDGLYLDCGWCYGGFKAVPGSGFALAHLMATGQPHPDAAGFRLDRFRTGRGLMDEEGTGAQHNLH; from the coding sequence TTGCGCTACAATGCACTGAAAATCCTCACCGAAGGGCTGACCGGCAATCGCGGCTGGCGGCCTGCGTGGCGTCGGCCGGAGCCGAAGGCGGCCTATGACATCGTGATCATCGGGGGCGGCGGGCATGGGCTTTCGACTGCCTATTACCTCGCGCGCGAGCATGGGCTGAAGAATATTGCCGTGCTGGAGAAGGGGCGGCTGGGGCTTGGCAACGTGGGGCGCAACACCACGATTGTGCGGGCGAATTACTTTTTGCCCGGCAACTCCGAGTTCTACTCGATGAGCCTCAAGCTCTGGGAGGGGCTGAGTGCGGATCTGAACTATAACGTGATGCACAGCCAGCGCGGGCTGATCAACCTGTTCCACAGCGACGGGCAGCGCGATGCCTTTGCGCGGCGCGGCAATGCGATGGTGAACCAGGGTGATGATGCGGTGCTGCTGGACCGGGAGGGGGTGCGCAAGCATCTGCCCTATCTCGATTTCGAGCAGGGGCGGTTTCCGATCTTTGGCGGGCTCTACCATCCGAGGGGCGGCACGGCGCGCCATGATGCGGTGGCATGGGGCTATGCGCGCGGCGCCGACAGCCGGGGTGTGGACCTCATCGAGAACTGCGAGGTGACGGGGATCGACGTGGAGGGCGGCCGAGTGACGGGCGTGCAGACCACGCGGGGCGCGATCCGGGCGAAGAAGGTGGCGATCGTCACCGCCGGGCGCAGCGGGCAGGTGGCGGCGCTGGCCGGTTTGCGGCTGCCGATCGAGAGCCACGTGTTGCAGGCCTTCGTGACCGAGGGGCTGAAGCCGGTGATCGACCATGTGATCAGCTTCGGCATGGGGCATTTCTATATCAGCCAGTCCGACAAGGGTGGGCTGGTGTTTGGCGGCGATCTGGATTTCTACCCGAGCTATGCCCAGCGGGGGAACCTGCCGATGGCCGAGCATGTGATGGAGGCCGGGATGACGCTGATGCCGATGATCGGCAAGGCGAAGGTGCTGCGCTCCTGGGGCGGGATCATGGACATGACGCCCGATGGCAGCCCGATTATCGACCGCGCGCCGATCGACGGGCTCTATCTGGATTGCGGCTGGTGTTACGGGGGGTTCAAGGCGGTGCCGGGCTCGGGCTTTGCGCTGGCGCATCTGATGGCGACGGGACAGCCCCATCCGGATGCGGCGGGCTTCCGGCTGGATCGGTTCAGGACAGGGCGGGGCTTGATGGATGAGGAGGGGACGGGTGCGCAGCATAATCTTCATTAG
- a CDS encoding DUF1203 domain-containing protein — protein sequence MSFRITGLDPAPFRPLYGLSEAQLAQRGATRMVVTDHPGFPDRITLEDVPTGATVLLLNHTSMKRATPYRATHAIFVREGALRPYDSTDELPPVMQRRLLSLRGFDANGMMQAAELASGAEIAPAIARLFEGPEITEIHAHNAARGCFSARITRA from the coding sequence ATGTCCTTCCGCATCACCGGCCTCGATCCGGCCCCCTTCCGCCCGCTCTACGGGCTCTCCGAGGCGCAGCTCGCCCAGCGCGGCGCAACCCGCATGGTCGTCACCGACCACCCCGGCTTCCCCGACCGCATCACGCTCGAAGATGTCCCGACAGGCGCAACCGTCCTGCTGCTCAACCACACCAGCATGAAGCGCGCCACGCCCTACCGCGCCACCCACGCGATCTTCGTGCGCGAAGGCGCCCTCAGGCCCTATGACAGCACAGACGAACTGCCCCCGGTGATGCAACGCCGCCTGCTCTCCCTGCGCGGCTTCGACGCAAACGGCATGATGCAGGCCGCCGAACTGGCCAGCGGCGCAGAAATCGCCCCCGCCATCGCCCGCCTCTTCGAAGGCCCCGAGATCACCGAAATCCACGCCCACAACGCCGCCCGAGGCTGCTTCTCCGCCCGCATCACCCGCGCCTGA
- a CDS encoding Tad domain-containing protein, which yields MSLYRCARRLRARSNAFLADEGGTLIVASLFFLLAMVLVTGLAIDLMRTELMRTRLQITADNAAIAAVGAGRRADPRQVVQDHFARAGLGTKLEAVEVARSGPEDRRVSVSTDSNLPTLFLGLTGIGQLHARSTTAAVAEVEEVELSLVLNISGSMGENGKLGGLKQATTYLIDELLGPGAPGGISINLVPFSDQVSVGRGLLDQLGVSPLHEFSNCIDFAPNAFGSTRLVATPGLAHTQHFQLASTLSVPIDTPLCPNRAPEQVAPLSQDGAALKAQVAALRPRGGSAPQIGLKWATGLLDPGFRPIAANLPLPTPAGRPLDYGRAASRKVLVLVTDGGPEPTRRLRPRCYDSLLDILLWNRVSVLARALLLGQDPDSFLETRQSAAQNARMFTSLCASAKRQGVVIYTVGLQTDPRTRAMLSACASSPAYHFDTTGAGLIVSFSTIVQRITTLKLVR from the coding sequence ATGTCTCTCTACAGGTGTGCCCGCCGCTTGCGGGCCCGGTCCAATGCCTTCCTCGCGGACGAGGGCGGCACGCTCATCGTCGCCTCCCTCTTCTTCCTGCTCGCCATGGTGCTCGTCACCGGGCTGGCGATCGACCTCATGCGCACCGAGCTGATGCGCACCCGCCTGCAGATCACCGCCGACAATGCCGCCATCGCCGCCGTCGGGGCGGGCCGCAGGGCCGACCCCCGGCAGGTGGTGCAGGATCACTTCGCCCGCGCCGGGCTCGGCACCAAGCTCGAGGCGGTCGAGGTGGCACGCTCCGGCCCCGAGGACCGCCGCGTCTCGGTCTCCACCGACAGCAACCTGCCCACCCTCTTCCTCGGCCTCACCGGCATCGGGCAGCTCCACGCCCGCTCCACCACCGCCGCCGTGGCCGAGGTGGAAGAGGTCGAGCTGTCCCTCGTGCTCAACATCTCCGGCTCAATGGGCGAAAACGGCAAGCTCGGCGGGCTGAAGCAGGCCACCACCTACCTGATCGACGAGCTGTTGGGGCCGGGCGCGCCCGGCGGCATCAGCATCAACCTCGTGCCCTTCTCCGATCAGGTGAGCGTCGGGCGCGGGCTGCTCGACCAGCTCGGCGTCAGCCCGCTGCACGAATTTTCCAACTGCATCGACTTCGCGCCCAACGCCTTCGGCTCCACCCGCCTCGTCGCCACGCCCGGCCTCGCCCACACCCAGCACTTCCAGCTCGCCAGCACCCTCTCCGTGCCGATCGACACGCCGCTCTGCCCCAACCGCGCCCCCGAACAGGTCGCGCCGCTCTCGCAGGACGGTGCCGCGCTGAAGGCCCAGGTCGCCGCGCTACGCCCGCGCGGCGGCAGCGCCCCGCAGATCGGCCTCAAATGGGCCACCGGCCTGCTCGACCCGGGCTTCCGCCCCATCGCCGCCAACCTCCCCCTGCCCACCCCGGCGGGCCGCCCGCTCGACTACGGCCGCGCCGCCAGCCGCAAGGTGCTGGTGCTCGTTACCGACGGCGGCCCCGAGCCCACCCGCCGCCTGCGCCCGCGCTGCTACGACTCCCTGCTCGACATCCTGCTGTGGAACCGCGTCTCCGTCCTCGCCCGCGCCCTCCTGCTCGGGCAGGATCCCGACAGCTTCCTCGAAACCCGCCAGAGCGCGGCCCAGAACGCCCGGATGTTCACCAGCCTCTGCGCCTCGGCCAAGCGGCAGGGGGTGGTGATCTACACCGTCGGCCTGCAAACCGACCCGCGCACCCGCGCCATGCTCTCCGCCTGCGCCAGCTCTCCGGCCTATCATTTCGACACCACGGGCGCGGGGCTGATTGTGTCATTTTCCACCATCGTGCAGCGGATCACGACGCTCAAACTGGTGCGGTGA